In Gammaproteobacteria bacterium, one DNA window encodes the following:
- a CDS encoding thrombospondin type 3 repeat-containing protein — MQSVIKRHTTKKITVQAIRFVWSIFFLVTLFFIGSASAGHAIIKLTASEGASGDRLGASVALSGDTALVGADGTDTGTVYVYTRATDELWQEQRKLTANDASTNDSFGYALAFSDDTALIGAIGGDDKGLESGSVYIFQKNATGIWSQRDKLLASDGLAGDYFGISIALNGNTALIGASGKKDGGAVYVYVRNSSGGWTEQAQLKGDDSRGSDNFGRAISLYGDTAIIGATGRDDQGSESGAVYIFTRNGLGEWAQQDKLLANDGQNGDAFGSSLSLNGNTALIGAAGADSTNGAAYLFIRNNQSQWIQQSKLFASDAASNSYFGHSVSLESGVALIGAYGQGASAAYLFTMTPTGNWVEQAKEESVRRSDAFGTSVVLDNGNALIGTVETGGKNQPAGNGSASLILGIAKDSDSDGVVNIEDTCPNISNPDQLDTDGDAQGDVCDPDDDNDKVLDSQDRFPLDAAEWADSDNDGIGNNSDPDLDNDGLPNTVESQYGLKVDDASDALGDIDRDGYNNIDEFRAGTSLTNASENPGSVLALHYKILASDGRADDYFGAQVALSGDTALVSASWNYEDIPGAGTVYVYVRNSSGKWLQQARLKPESLIEYEQFGSALSFDGNTALIGAVSDVSHRSGSVYIFVRNSSGEWSQQARLLAEEGSLDRYFGHSVSLDGDTALIGSLGSDAAYLFTRDSANRWALGEKFVADPPVAGSQFGISVALSNDTALVGAAAINSAYLFKRNQNSWRQQQKLTTQESDNDNFFGGSVALEGDVALIGAYRDDSSGVNAGAAYLFVRSVAEPWVQQEKLMAMDGMSNDQFGGHVALANGIAVVGAIGDGDSGSSYLFIRDASNQWSKQGKILAQDGIENDWYGYRVAVSSERVLIGAPKVNDQGENSGAVYIFDQVNRDSDADGLLDIADNCPDVQSQNQRDSDGDGQGDACDTDDDNDGVLDDKDPFPKDASESVDEDKDGVGDNADPDLDNDGLPDLVEDRYNLNENDRSDADDDLDKDGYSNLVEFRAGTKLDDKESRPSQLTALHYKLLAKDGAANDRFGFSVAFNGNTALIGAIGDNNNSGAAYVYVRNSEGEWVWQAKLEAENGEPESYFGTSVSLSGDIAMVSAHAETVGGRENVGAVYVFIRNESGQWTQEEKIITDDRVAGGYFGISVSQENNIAFIGAHGASAVYVFERNGAGRWLQKEKIFKKGASIEDFFGFSLSHSKETVLIGAKGEGRVYIYKKNIAGKWLQNAALQASDASDENFGYSLSLSENTVLIGAYKLNGNGSSYVFVRSVDDQWTQQARLISEKPSGSDGFGASVSLLGNVALIGAVSENAAYLFYRDTSGDWKKQTRLVAVDGGTGFFAQSLFIDEGTAVISRIGDDDNAIDAGAVYIFSGMTTDSDGDGLLDVADNCLDMVNVDQTNTDNDGLGNLCDEDDDNDGILDVDDYFPFDALESADYDGDKIGDNADPDADNDGLPDLLEEYYKELDPLDSSDANKDLDGDGYSNLEEYRAGTSLSDEDITPKMVSALHYKIVSDDGTKNSLFGRSVSLDGDTALIGASSDNNTTGAAYVYIKSGGRWILQAKLTASDKAERSFFGSRVSLSGNTALIGAYGSQVEGVRSGAAYVFIRDGNGNWKQQAKLKSSVEMENNRFGLSVALSGNTALVGEYNQNEKVTGAAYIFVRDKQSRWTEQAKLLASNGKTSDFFGSSIALSSAGDTAVIGAHQVNESSGIYDSGAVYIFQRNGTGKWEQQAQLVSVDKVKKGFFGYSVSIYGNLLLVGAYGEVLSRGAAYLFERDSNSTWKQIKRFSYEAQEARDYFGRSVSLSDGIALIGANGRGPGSSFLYMRDKKNRWNYAGQARPADGQSEDAFGVSVSLSGDAALVGSYKDNDNGEDSGSAYIFKSLLDDDDGDGILNIADNCPAIRNENQQDSNENGLGDVCDPDSKKAKASRFVTADGGGAVSILFIFILLIAGRVRFNNKLMR, encoded by the coding sequence ATGCAGTCCGTAATAAAACGACATACCACCAAAAAAATTACAGTCCAAGCAATACGTTTTGTATGGTCTATCTTTTTTTTGGTGACTCTGTTTTTCATAGGATCAGCCAGCGCTGGTCATGCCATTATTAAACTCACTGCTTCGGAAGGCGCATCGGGTGATCGACTGGGTGCCAGTGTTGCACTGTCTGGTGACACTGCTTTGGTGGGCGCTGATGGAACGGATACGGGAACAGTTTACGTCTATACTCGTGCTACTGATGAACTCTGGCAAGAGCAAAGAAAACTAACAGCAAATGATGCGAGTACTAATGACTCTTTTGGTTATGCGCTGGCCTTCTCGGATGATACTGCTCTAATTGGGGCGATTGGTGGTGATGATAAGGGGCTTGAGTCTGGTTCAGTCTATATTTTTCAAAAAAATGCTACAGGGATATGGTCTCAGAGAGATAAGCTGTTAGCGAGCGATGGGCTGGCGGGTGATTATTTTGGAATCAGTATCGCTCTGAATGGCAATACTGCACTGATTGGAGCATCGGGTAAAAAAGACGGTGGTGCTGTTTATGTTTATGTGCGTAATAGTTCAGGCGGTTGGACAGAGCAAGCCCAATTAAAGGGCGACGACAGTCGAGGGAGTGATAACTTTGGTCGCGCTATTTCACTGTATGGAGATACCGCCATTATTGGTGCAACAGGGCGTGATGATCAAGGCTCTGAATCGGGTGCAGTTTATATCTTTACCCGAAATGGCTTGGGCGAGTGGGCTCAGCAAGATAAGTTGCTTGCTAATGATGGACAAAATGGTGATGCATTTGGTAGCAGTCTTTCACTGAATGGGAATACTGCACTCATTGGTGCCGCGGGTGCGGACTCTACCAATGGTGCCGCTTACCTATTTATTCGCAACAATCAGAGTCAATGGATTCAGCAAAGTAAGTTATTTGCTTCAGATGCGGCATCAAACTCCTATTTTGGACACAGTGTCTCATTGGAAAGTGGCGTTGCACTGATTGGCGCTTATGGTCAAGGTGCTTCAGCGGCTTACCTGTTTACAATGACTCCAACCGGAAATTGGGTCGAGCAAGCGAAAGAAGAGAGTGTCAGGCGCTCGGATGCATTTGGAACCAGTGTGGTGCTTGATAATGGTAATGCACTGATTGGAACCGTCGAGACAGGTGGGAAAAATCAGCCAGCAGGAAATGGTTCCGCCTCTCTAATTTTGGGTATTGCAAAAGATAGTGATTCAGATGGAGTCGTTAATATTGAGGATACATGCCCAAATATTTCTAACCCGGATCAGCTTGATACCGATGGCGATGCGCAGGGTGATGTGTGTGACCCCGATGATGATAATGACAAGGTGCTTGATAGTCAGGATAGATTCCCGCTTGATGCAGCAGAGTGGGCTGACTCAGATAATGACGGAATAGGTAATAATAGTGACCCTGACCTTGATAACGATGGTTTACCAAACACAGTTGAAAGTCAGTATGGTTTGAAAGTTGATGATGCCAGTGATGCTCTCGGGGATATTGATCGTGATGGCTATAATAATATTGATGAATTTCGGGCAGGCACATCACTGACGAATGCTTCAGAAAATCCAGGCTCTGTTTTAGCGTTGCACTATAAAATATTGGCCAGTGATGGGCGTGCAGATGATTATTTTGGTGCGCAAGTCGCACTATCAGGTGATACCGCATTAGTGAGTGCAAGTTGGAATTACGAGGACATTCCAGGCGCAGGAACCGTTTACGTCTATGTGAGAAACAGTTCTGGAAAATGGCTGCAACAGGCTCGATTAAAACCAGAAAGTTTGATTGAATATGAGCAATTTGGGAGTGCGCTGTCATTTGATGGTAATACTGCATTAATTGGTGCGGTCTCTGATGTAAGTCATCGTTCTGGCTCCGTCTATATCTTCGTGCGAAACAGCTCTGGCGAATGGAGTCAGCAAGCAAGGTTATTAGCGGAAGAAGGGTCGCTTGACCGATACTTTGGTCATAGCGTCTCTTTGGATGGTGACACCGCACTCATCGGCTCGCTCGGATCCGATGCTGCTTATCTGTTTACACGGGACTCTGCTAATCGCTGGGCACTGGGGGAAAAATTTGTGGCTGATCCGCCTGTCGCAGGGAGTCAGTTTGGAATAAGTGTCGCACTCTCAAATGATACGGCACTTGTGGGTGCAGCAGCGATTAATTCAGCTTACCTGTTTAAGCGCAATCAAAACTCTTGGCGACAACAACAAAAATTGACCACACAAGAGAGTGATAACGATAACTTCTTTGGTGGCAGTGTTGCACTTGAGGGGGATGTCGCACTGATTGGTGCATATCGGGATGATAGCAGTGGTGTGAATGCTGGCGCAGCTTATCTATTTGTTAGATCGGTGGCAGAGCCGTGGGTGCAACAGGAAAAATTGATGGCAATGGATGGTATGAGCAACGATCAATTCGGGGGGCATGTTGCACTCGCTAATGGTATCGCTGTGGTGGGTGCTATCGGTGATGGTGATTCCGGTTCATCTTATTTATTTATCAGGGATGCCTCGAATCAATGGAGTAAACAAGGAAAAATATTAGCGCAAGATGGGATTGAAAATGATTGGTATGGATACCGTGTGGCCGTTTCAAGTGAGCGAGTGCTCATTGGCGCACCAAAAGTGAATGATCAGGGTGAAAATTCTGGTGCGGTTTATATATTTGATCAGGTAAATCGTGATAGTGATGCGGATGGTTTGCTTGATATTGCAGATAATTGCCCTGATGTACAATCGCAAAACCAAAGAGATAGTGATGGCGATGGGCAAGGTGATGCCTGCGATACGGATGATGATAACGATGGTGTGCTTGATGATAAAGACCCTTTTCCCAAAGATGCTTCAGAGAGTGTTGATGAAGACAAGGATGGCGTAGGCGATAATGCAGATCCTGACCTGGATAATGATGGATTGCCTGACTTGGTTGAAGATCGTTATAACCTGAATGAGAATGATCGCAGTGATGCAGATGATGATCTGGATAAAGATGGTTACAGTAATTTGGTCGAATTTAGAGCTGGAACCAAGCTTGATGATAAAGAGAGTCGCCCAAGTCAACTCACCGCTCTACATTACAAATTATTAGCTAAAGATGGTGCCGCAAATGATCGCTTTGGTTTCAGTGTTGCTTTTAATGGCAATACCGCTCTAATTGGAGCTATTGGAGACAATAATAATAGTGGCGCTGCTTATGTCTATGTGCGTAATTCAGAAGGTGAGTGGGTCTGGCAAGCTAAGTTAGAGGCTGAAAATGGTGAGCCAGAAAGTTATTTTGGTACTAGCGTTTCATTATCGGGTGATATTGCAATGGTCAGTGCACACGCCGAAACGGTGGGTGGGCGTGAAAATGTTGGAGCTGTTTATGTATTTATTCGTAACGAATCAGGCCAATGGACACAGGAAGAAAAAATAATCACAGATGACCGCGTGGCGGGTGGCTATTTTGGTATCAGTGTATCGCAGGAAAATAATATAGCATTTATTGGTGCGCATGGGGCCAGTGCAGTTTATGTTTTTGAACGAAATGGTGCGGGACGCTGGCTGCAAAAAGAAAAAATTTTTAAAAAAGGTGCTTCCATAGAAGACTTTTTTGGGTTTAGTCTGTCGCATTCGAAAGAGACGGTACTTATTGGCGCTAAAGGTGAAGGTCGTGTTTACATTTATAAAAAAAATATTGCTGGAAAATGGTTGCAAAATGCAGCGTTGCAAGCCAGTGATGCGAGTGATGAAAATTTTGGTTACAGCCTCTCGCTTTCAGAAAACACAGTATTAATTGGTGCATATAAACTTAATGGTAACGGAAGCAGTTATGTTTTTGTGCGCAGTGTGGATGATCAATGGACTCAGCAAGCCAGACTGATATCAGAAAAGCCTTCGGGAAGTGACGGGTTTGGAGCAAGTGTCTCGCTACTTGGCAACGTCGCATTGATTGGAGCCGTTTCGGAGAATGCAGCTTATCTTTTTTACCGTGACACTTCAGGTGATTGGAAAAAACAAACTCGGTTAGTCGCTGTGGATGGCGGTACTGGTTTTTTTGCTCAAAGCCTGTTTATTGATGAAGGCACTGCGGTGATCAGTCGCATAGGTGATGACGATAATGCAATTGATGCCGGAGCTGTTTATATATTCAGTGGAATGACAACGGACAGTGATGGTGATGGCCTGCTTGATGTTGCAGATAACTGTCTTGATATGGTTAATGTTGACCAGACCAACACAGATAACGACGGGCTTGGTAACTTATGTGATGAAGATGATGATAATGACGGCATACTGGATGTAGATGATTACTTTCCTTTTGATGCATTAGAATCTGCAGATTATGACGGTGATAAAATAGGAGACAATGCTGACCCAGATGCAGATAACGATGGCCTTCCTGATCTTCTGGAGGAGTATTACAAAGAGCTTGATCCTTTGGATAGTAGTGATGCAAACAAAGATCTGGATGGGGATGGGTACAGTAACCTAGAGGAGTATCGTGCAGGAACATCATTAAGTGATGAGGATATTACACCTAAAATGGTCAGTGCTCTTCACTATAAGATCGTGAGCGATGATGGTACAAAAAATAGCTTGTTTGGCCGGAGTGTTTCACTTGATGGTGATACTGCTCTGATTGGTGCTTCGAGTGACAATAATACAACCGGTGCGGCTTATGTCTATATTAAAAGCGGAGGGCGCTGGATATTGCAAGCAAAACTGACTGCCAGCGACAAAGCTGAGCGCAGCTTTTTTGGTAGTCGCGTCTCTTTGTCAGGAAATACCGCATTGATTGGAGCTTATGGAAGTCAAGTTGAGGGCGTTCGTTCAGGGGCGGCTTATGTTTTTATTAGAGATGGCAATGGAAATTGGAAACAGCAGGCTAAATTAAAATCGTCAGTTGAAATGGAAAATAACCGCTTTGGTTTAAGTGTCGCATTGTCGGGTAACACTGCCTTGGTTGGTGAATACAATCAAAATGAAAAAGTGACTGGTGCGGCTTATATTTTTGTTAGAGATAAACAGTCACGCTGGACGGAGCAAGCCAAATTACTTGCGAGTAATGGAAAAACAAGTGATTTCTTTGGGTCATCTATAGCACTCTCCAGTGCCGGTGATACTGCAGTCATTGGCGCTCATCAAGTCAATGAATCATCTGGTATATATGATAGCGGTGCTGTTTACATCTTTCAACGCAATGGCACGGGGAAATGGGAACAACAAGCACAGCTGGTATCCGTTGATAAAGTAAAGAAAGGCTTTTTTGGATACAGTGTTTCTATATATGGAAACCTGTTGCTGGTTGGTGCCTATGGTGAAGTTTTAAGCCGAGGAGCCGCTTATCTGTTTGAGCGTGATTCAAATAGTACATGGAAGCAGATCAAAAGATTTTCTTATGAAGCTCAAGAGGCGCGGGATTATTTTGGGCGAAGCGTATCATTAAGCGATGGTATTGCTTTGATTGGTGCAAACGGGCGCGGTCCTGGCAGCAGCTTTCTCTATATGAGAGATAAAAAAAATCGGTGGAACTATGCTGGGCAAGCGAGGCCTGCTGATGGGCAGAGTGAAGACGCTTTCGGAGTGAGTGTTTCACTATCTGGCGATGCTGCATTAGTGGGATCATATAAAGATAATGATAACGGTGAAGATTCAGGGTCGGCTTATATTTTTAAAAGTCTTTTGGATGATGATGACGGTGATGGTATATTAAATATTGCTGATAATTGTCCCGCAATCAGAAATGAAAATCAGCAAGACAGCAATGAAAATGGACTTGGGGATGTCTGTGATCCTGATAGTAAAAAAGCAAAAGCATCAAGATTTGTAACAGCCGATGGCGGTGGAGCTGTATCAATACTATTTATATTTATTTTACTCATTGCTGGACGTGTACGTTTTAACAATAAACTAATGAGGTGA
- a CDS encoding rubrerythrin family protein, translated as MAATIKGTQTEKNLLISFAGESQARNRYTYFAAAARKEGLVQISAVFEETANQEKEHAKRFFKFLEGGEVEITEKFPAGTIATTLENLRAAAAGEEHEWTEMYPAFAKTAREEGFEEIAAAFDAISIAEAHHGKRFKQLANNLDAGRVFKRIGRVVWKCRNCGYLHEATDAPELCPACLHPQAHFELLGENW; from the coding sequence ATGGCGGCTACAATCAAAGGAACACAAACGGAAAAAAATTTACTGATTTCTTTTGCGGGGGAGTCGCAAGCGCGTAATCGTTACACCTACTTTGCAGCGGCGGCACGAAAAGAGGGATTAGTTCAAATTTCAGCTGTTTTTGAAGAGACAGCGAATCAAGAAAAAGAACACGCAAAGCGTTTTTTTAAATTCCTCGAAGGAGGGGAGGTTGAAATTACTGAAAAATTTCCTGCGGGCACTATAGCAACAACGCTGGAAAATTTACGCGCTGCTGCTGCGGGTGAAGAGCATGAGTGGACGGAGATGTACCCCGCTTTTGCTAAAACTGCCCGTGAAGAAGGTTTTGAAGAGATTGCAGCAGCATTTGACGCGATTTCTATCGCAGAAGCACACCATGGTAAACGCTTCAAACAACTTGCAAATAATTTGGATGCTGGGCGAGTATTTAAACGAATTGGTCGAGTGGTCTGGAAATGTAGAAATTGTGGTTATCTGCATGAAGCAACAGATGCACCAGAGCTGTGCCCTGCTTGTTTGCATCCGCAGGCACATTTTGAATTATTGGGTGAAAATTGGTAG
- a CDS encoding EndoU domain-containing protein yields MKKTVIFFLSVAIFSPLYAMSAIPEPSTAPSQFSPFFDDKHNPVKVDFPKYQKRDITPPPPKLNTFDKSILELCGDFGAKVKASDFKALLYKRSSAPIIKRIRQEVGCESFGACNKKSIIETLTAIWFKRRGFAHIFCGDPKADKMGGLHYVGRYLEMQQKAWGGPLSVKKGIEEIIPNTIYSLGVQHQWKGRTVETKIKGYAYSFNAADLLVHTTRAYAQLNPRRSKSKQTCLYTVPSEENTPKFQALLVVQNSSIVTFYPDATPGRTQQCD; encoded by the coding sequence ATGAAAAAAACAGTCATATTTTTCTTATCTGTTGCAATATTCAGCCCTTTATATGCAATGTCCGCCATCCCTGAACCATCAACAGCCCCCAGCCAATTCAGCCCTTTTTTTGACGATAAACATAATCCGGTTAAAGTCGATTTTCCTAAATATCAAAAACGAGATATCACGCCCCCTCCACCAAAACTGAATACTTTTGACAAAAGCATTCTTGAGCTTTGCGGTGATTTTGGAGCAAAAGTAAAAGCTTCAGATTTTAAAGCGTTGTTATATAAAAGATCATCGGCTCCTATTATTAAACGCATCCGCCAGGAGGTCGGTTGTGAATCATTCGGTGCTTGTAACAAAAAAAGTATTATTGAGACCCTGACTGCAATCTGGTTTAAACGCCGAGGATTTGCTCATATTTTTTGTGGTGATCCTAAAGCAGATAAAATGGGGGGATTGCACTACGTTGGACGTTATCTGGAAATGCAGCAAAAAGCATGGGGTGGGCCTTTATCCGTCAAAAAGGGAATTGAAGAAATTATTCCCAATACAATTTATTCACTAGGCGTGCAGCACCAGTGGAAAGGGAGAACCGTAGAAACCAAAATAAAAGGCTACGCTTATTCATTTAATGCCGCTGATTTATTGGTTCATACCACAAGAGCCTACGCGCAGCTAAACCCTAGACGCTCCAAAAGCAAGCAGACCTGCTTATATACCGTACCATCCGAAGAGAACACCCCAAAATTTCAGGCGCTATTAGTCGTACAAAATAGTAGCATTGTTACTTTTTATCCAGATGCGACGCCTGGGCGAACTCAGCAGTGTGACTAA
- the tsaB gene encoding tRNA (adenosine(37)-N6)-threonylcarbamoyltransferase complex dimerization subunit type 1 TsaB, whose protein sequence is MKILAIDTASDACSAALWLDGDIFERYELAPRQHTSLILPMVESLMADAGLSLTQLDAVAFGRGPGAFTGVRIATGVIQGLALGADLPVVPVSSLAALAQGASRIHRQKNILAAFDARMGEVYWGQYCLADNGLVELLGNELVCAPQVVPKPSQSLEWLAVGNGWRAYEDELNSVCQVVNISAQDVDYLPHAQDVAQLAVNDFKKGLAVSAEQALPVYLRDNVVRT, encoded by the coding sequence ATGAAAATACTCGCAATTGATACAGCTTCTGATGCCTGTTCTGCCGCACTCTGGCTGGATGGGGATATTTTTGAGCGCTATGAGCTGGCTCCTCGCCAGCATACCTCTCTGATTTTGCCCATGGTTGAGTCACTGATGGCGGATGCCGGACTCTCTTTAACTCAACTGGATGCCGTTGCTTTTGGCCGTGGCCCTGGCGCTTTTACTGGAGTTCGAATTGCAACTGGTGTGATTCAAGGGTTGGCTCTGGGGGCTGATTTACCTGTTGTTCCTGTCTCTTCTTTGGCTGCATTAGCACAAGGAGCATCCCGAATTCATCGGCAAAAAAATATTCTGGCTGCCTTTGATGCGCGGATGGGTGAGGTGTATTGGGGACAATACTGTTTGGCTGATAACGGTTTAGTCGAATTGCTGGGCAATGAGCTTGTTTGTGCACCACAAGTTGTGCCTAAACCCAGTCAGAGTCTTGAGTGGTTGGCTGTAGGTAATGGCTGGAGGGCTTATGAGGATGAATTAAATAGTGTTTGTCAGGTGGTTAATATTTCAGCGCAGGATGTCGATTATTTGCCACATGCACAAGATGTTGCACAGCTTGCGGTGAATGACTTTAAAAAAGGTTTGGCGGTATCAGCTGAGCAAGCGTTGCCAGTCTATTTACGTGATAATGTCGTTAGAACATGA
- a CDS encoding TonB-dependent receptor produces the protein MKRQNRLLRDAIALAALGLALPVGAADEHSGEAEKKETVLDKIMVIGNPANIEKMPGSAQVVTKEEIRQQNYDDINRTLRKVPGVYVREEDGFGLFPSISIRGVDTTRNSKITVMEDGVMMSPAPYTAPAAYYSPTTGRMSGLEVLKGSSQIKYGPHTTGGVINYLSTPIPTKEKAYLKSTFGSFNELRTHAYAGNTFNAGTAGQFGVLVEGYQRKNDGFKQIDKTDDSRNSDNTGFNKEDVMLKLSWEPSTKIYQRLEFKYGTSDLDANETYLGLSQADFDADPTRRYAASRFDNMNYEQDQTYLRWNISPNDDVDVITTLYQTGFKRNWYKLNRINGDKIAGVIETPGMSQECMKGKAVCDLIIKANNRKYKAQGIESTGYFRFGSDNIQHEVMAGLRLHQDSITRFQWEDTYAQAANGTISGITPGVKGEAGNRFQETKALALFVQDTIEIGALTVVPGVRYEQLGQISKDSKTAAPVELQGVGGTQNRDGENSFNVSAYGVGAAYEFNDQWTGFSGLHTGYSTPSPRGTRGGLDPETSTAFEMGARYTNAPQAFAAESTFFYTAFKDLIVTDNVGGTGTGNDENFGEVDTFGIELAIQYDAGLANHWGFSNPSFLSVTYTNAEQKNDSVSTDGESIFSYGRAGNAVPYIPELTLSVGTGIETKKWGASISGNYVSETFTSANNVDDQVNGDGDTDARYGKTDSYFIADVSAFYRINDEVKLFAGVQNVMDNEYVVSRQPYGARGGLPQFVYAGIEMDM, from the coding sequence GTGAAAAGACAAAATCGTTTATTGCGTGATGCTATCGCGCTCGCTGCACTTGGCTTGGCATTGCCTGTGGGCGCAGCAGATGAGCATTCTGGTGAGGCTGAAAAAAAGGAGACCGTACTTGATAAAATAATGGTGATCGGTAATCCGGCTAATATTGAGAAAATGCCGGGTTCTGCGCAGGTGGTGACTAAAGAAGAGATTCGTCAGCAAAACTATGATGATATAAACCGTACGCTGCGTAAAGTGCCAGGTGTTTATGTGCGGGAAGAAGATGGTTTTGGCCTCTTCCCGAGCATCAGTATCCGTGGTGTGGATACCACCCGTAACTCTAAAATCACAGTGATGGAAGATGGGGTGATGATGTCACCTGCGCCTTACACCGCACCCGCCGCTTACTATTCACCGACAACAGGGCGCATGAGTGGTCTGGAGGTATTGAAAGGTTCCAGTCAGATTAAATACGGCCCGCACACCACCGGCGGTGTCATTAACTATCTTTCAACGCCCATTCCAACCAAAGAAAAAGCGTATCTGAAGTCAACCTTTGGCAGCTTTAATGAACTGCGTACCCATGCTTATGCTGGTAATACATTTAATGCAGGCACTGCCGGGCAGTTCGGGGTATTGGTGGAGGGTTATCAACGAAAAAATGACGGTTTCAAACAGATTGACAAGACGGATGATTCTCGCAACAGTGATAATACAGGTTTCAATAAAGAAGATGTGATGCTTAAATTATCATGGGAGCCGAGTACAAAAATATATCAACGGCTTGAGTTTAAATACGGCACCAGTGACCTGGATGCCAATGAAACCTATCTTGGCTTGAGTCAAGCCGATTTTGATGCTGATCCAACCCGTCGTTATGCTGCGTCACGTTTTGACAACATGAATTATGAGCAGGATCAGACCTATTTACGTTGGAACATCAGCCCCAATGATGACGTTGATGTGATTACGACGCTTTATCAGACTGGCTTCAAACGTAACTGGTACAAACTCAACAGAATCAATGGCGACAAGATTGCTGGGGTCATAGAAACTCCAGGCATGTCTCAGGAGTGCATGAAGGGCAAGGCGGTATGTGATTTAATAATCAAAGCCAATAATCGCAAATACAAGGCGCAAGGTATTGAGTCTACTGGCTATTTTAGATTCGGCTCAGACAATATTCAACACGAAGTGATGGCGGGTCTTCGTCTGCATCAGGATTCAATCACACGTTTTCAGTGGGAAGACACGTATGCTCAGGCGGCCAATGGCACCATCAGTGGTATCACTCCAGGCGTAAAAGGTGAGGCGGGCAATCGTTTTCAGGAAACAAAAGCGTTGGCCTTGTTTGTCCAGGATACTATTGAAATCGGTGCTTTGACGGTCGTCCCTGGTGTTCGTTATGAGCAACTGGGTCAAATCTCTAAAGATTCCAAGACGGCTGCACCCGTCGAATTACAAGGTGTTGGTGGCACACAAAATCGCGATGGTGAAAACAGCTTTAATGTTAGCGCCTACGGTGTTGGTGCAGCCTATGAGTTTAATGATCAGTGGACAGGTTTTAGTGGCCTGCATACGGGTTATTCCACGCCTAGCCCACGCGGCACACGTGGCGGGCTTGATCCGGAAACCAGTACTGCTTTTGAAATGGGTGCACGTTACACTAATGCACCACAGGCATTCGCGGCTGAAAGTACTTTTTTCTACACTGCCTTTAAAGACTTGATCGTGACCGATAATGTGGGCGGTACCGGCACCGGTAATGATGAAAACTTTGGTGAGGTGGATACCTTTGGTATTGAACTTGCTATTCAATATGACGCAGGACTCGCCAACCACTGGGGCTTTAGTAACCCATCGTTCCTGAGCGTGACCTACACCAATGCCGAGCAAAAAAATGACTCGGTGTCTACAGATGGAGAGTCGATTTTTAGCTACGGCAGAGCGGGTAATGCAGTCCCCTATATTCCAGAGCTGACATTGAGTGTGGGTACGGGTATCGAAACAAAAAAATGGGGTGCGTCTATCTCGGGTAACTATGTGAGCGAGACGTTTACGAGTGCTAATAATGTAGACGATCAAGTCAATGGTGACGGCGATACCGATGCACGGTATGGCAAAACAGACAGCTATTTTATTGCTGATGTTTCTGCTTTTTATCGCATAAATGATGAGGTGAAGCTCTTTGCTGGTGTGCAAAACGTGATGGATAATGAGTACGTTGTATCACGCCAGCCTTATGGCGCACGCGGAGGCCTGCCACAGTTTGTTTATGCCGGTATTGAAATGGATATGTAA
- a CDS encoding MotA/TolQ/ExbB proton channel family protein — translation MNIVELFQQGGPVMIVLLAMSVLALAIILLKLFQFARSGLRRLNFVDSTLVALQQGDYNKALDELKQQRSPVAHVMACAIRCGADPAMSSKDVEAEVSRVGSAQIRNLESWLRGLSSIAHLSPLLGLLGTVTGMIVAFMSLEAAGSRVDPSILSGGIWEALLTTAFGLTVAIPAMAAFYYLEGEVDQVRASMKDVSIRVLRHFGKTPSSISNRDDDKIEDETHGI, via the coding sequence ATGAATATAGTCGAGTTATTCCAGCAAGGCGGGCCAGTGATGATCGTGCTGTTGGCGATGTCCGTATTGGCGCTGGCCATTATCTTGCTTAAGTTGTTTCAGTTTGCCCGTAGCGGTTTGCGTCGTTTGAATTTTGTGGATTCCACTTTAGTGGCGTTACAACAAGGTGATTACAATAAGGCGCTGGATGAATTAAAGCAGCAGCGTAGTCCTGTGGCTCATGTGATGGCGTGTGCCATACGCTGTGGTGCTGATCCGGCCATGTCGAGCAAAGATGTGGAGGCTGAAGTCAGCCGTGTCGGTTCGGCGCAAATTCGCAATCTTGAGTCGTGGCTGCGAGGGCTTTCATCCATTGCGCACTTGAGTCCGTTACTGGGACTGTTAGGGACGGTGACTGGCATGATTGTCGCTTTCATGAGCCTTGAAGCGGCGGGCAGCCGTGTTGATCCATCAATTCTTTCCGGTGGTATCTGGGAAGCGTTACTGACCACAGCGTTTGGTCTTACAGTGGCGATTCCAGCGATGGCCGCCTTTTATTATCTGGAAGGCGAAGTGGATCAGGTGCGTGCTTCGATGAAAGATGTCAGCATTCGGGTGCTGCGTCATTTTGGTAAAACACCTTCCAGTATCTCAAACCGTGATGACGATAAAATCGAGGATGAAACCCATGGAATTTGA